In Candidatus Poribacteria bacterium, the genomic stretch GGCTATCGGCAATCAGCCATCGGAAACCTTCAGTTAAGAGGATTTCTGGTGAAGTTACGCCCTTTGGCTGATGGCTAACTGCTGGAAGCTGAGGGCTATTCCCTTGACGACTTATAAAAAAGGAGATTTTCTAATGGCTAATACTCTACGTTTTGGCGTTGTCGGTTTAGGTATGGGCATGAATCGCTCCGGTGTAATTCATGGGACAGACGGTGCAGAACTCGTCGCTGTAGCGGATCTCGTCGAAGAACGACGCAAAACGGCTGAAGAACGTTTTGACTGCGAAAGCCACGATGATGCGCTTGAAATGTTCGATCGCGATGATATTGACGTGGCAATGATTATGACACCGAGCGGTCTCCACGGCAAATTCGGAGAAGAAGCCGCACGCCGCGGTAAACACGTGATCACCACAAAACCGATGGATGTCAGCGTTGAAAATTGCAACTCCCTTATTAAAACATGTGAAGACAACGATGTCAAACTGCTTGTTGACTTCGGCGAACGATACGGGACGCACAACCGTCAAATCCAACATGTCCTCGCAACAGGTGGTCTCGGTAGACCTTTGCTCTGCGAACTCCGCATGAAGTGGAAACGTCCGGATAGCTACTACGTCGGTTGGCACGGCACATGGAAACTCGATGGTGGTGGCTCTATCATGAACCAAGGTGTGCATTACATCGACCTGATGCTCTGGTTCATGGGTCCTGTGAAACGTGTTATCGGTGCACACTTCGATGTCTACGATCACGAAAATTGTGAAACTGAGGACATGACCTCAGCGATTCTTGAATTTGAAAACGGCGCGCTCGGACACGTCCTGACAACGACGACCTTCCCCGGTAGCAGCGTTTCAATGATTCACGTTCACGGCGAAAAAGGCATCGTTGGTCTCGGACCGGAGATGTGGGAGTTCGTCGATGATGACGAACCCGAAATCGAACTTCCGCCGTATCCGAATAACGTCATCGAGGACGCGCTCCAAGTCATCAACGACGGTGGTTCACCGGCGGTTGATGGTTATGAAGGCAGACGTTCTGTTGCACTCAATATGGCTATCTACGAATGCGCACGGACCGGCAAAGCGGTCGAACTATCATAAACACCTCTCCGAGGCGGGTCTCAGTGCCCGCCCATTTTCTGTCCTGTTTCATTGTCTGAATCAGGATTTACAGGATTCAAGGATGGACAGGATTATAGACGCGTCTTGATCCATGACTTCCTTTGCCACATTACCAGATTTCATAAAACCGCATCTACCTTTTTGGATGGCTATCCTATTTGCAATTCGGGCAAAAATTCGGTATAATATTTGTTGATAAACGAGTGCTTCGTCAAATTTTCTTTAGTAGTTAGCGATTAGCAATTGGCAGTCAGCAAAGAGGTATTGGGCTCATACAGTTTACCTCTTAAAATAACCCAAGTTGCCAGTTTCTCATTCACATAGCACCCCTACGGGGTGCAGTTCTTGAATGTCCGATTTTCTATAGACATAACACCCCTCATGAAGATTAAGAATTTAATCGGGTAATTTTTATTGACACCCGGTGCGGTTGGGGTGAAAGACCCTACTGGGTCTGGGGGAACATGGAATTACCCAAATATTTTATTAATCTTCATACGGGGTGTAAAGAGATTCTTTTCCTAAAAAATCTGTATTTAAACACCCAAACCTATTAGGTAGCAACTTGGGTTAAAATAACATCAAAACCCGTAGATCGTAATGTAATGGAGAGCGGATTTAAGGGACGCATCCGAGAGTTCTAATGCATGTTGTTCCTTCGCAAGGTAAAATTAAAAATATGAAAACCGCGAAACTGATGACGATGGGCTGTAAGGTCAACCAATACGATACGCAATCCATGCGCGAGACGCTTCGACGCAACGGATATATGATTGTTGATGATGATACCTCTCAACAACAAGCGGACCTCTACCTCATCAACACATGCACCGTAACAAACACCGCTGACCAGAAAGCACGGCAAGTTATTCGGAGAGCGATCCGACAGCATCCGAACGCCAAAGTGCTCGTCACAGGTTGCTATGCGGAAAGCGACCGCGAGGCGATTGAAGAGATACCCGGCGTGACGTTCGTTTTCGGCAACCGAGAAAAGGCGGACTTTCAGCAGTATCTCGATGTATTGCACACCGAAACGTCATCCGAAGCGAGGTTAGAAACCTCGCCAGCAGAGGCATCTCACACCTCTAATCCGCTCCTCGCCATAGAACCGGTTCAACACGATGCGGTTCGCGAACACGCACGCTTCAGCAAAGGTGTTAGCGACGCTGGCAAACGCACGCGTGCACTTATCAAGGTGCAAGACGGATGTAGTGCTTTCTGTACCTACTGCATTATTCCATACGTGCGGGGTCGGATGACAAGCCGTCCGCTCGATGACATCGCCGACGAAGCCTGTCGCATTGCTGATAGTGGTATCAAAGAGGTCGTCATCACTGGCGTGCATCTCGGTGCTTACGGCGTGGATACTGGTCGAGAAAAAGACATCGCCAACATTTTAGAACATATCCACGACATCGAAGGCATTGAACGTATCCGTTTTAGCTCGATCGAACCGATGTATTTCCCCGATAGCCTCGGTGAGCGAATGGCGGCACTTCCGAAATGCATGCCGCACTTCCACCTTCCACTCCAAGCCGGTTCAGATGAGGTACTGCAACAGATGCGTCGGCGTTACACCACGGCAGAATTCGCACATCTCGTTGAGAACTTACGACGCGTCTTTGGCGACGATGTCGGGATTACCACCGATATTATGGTCGGGTTCCCCGGCGAGACGGATGCCCATTTTGAGGCATCATGTCAATTCGTCGAAGATACCGAATTCAGTCAATTGCATGTGTTCCGTTATTCCCCCAGAAAAGGCACACCTGCGGCGACCTATCCGGATCAGGTGTCCCCACACATCTCTGCAGCTCGTAGCCAAACGATGATTGCGCTTGGTGAACGCTTGAACACGGCATTTCGACAACGGATGCTTGGGAAGCAGAAAGAGGTGCTCATCGAAGCGAGCAGAGAAGGAAAAAATAATCGCCTTGCAGGCTTTACCGACAACTATCTCCGTGTCCTCGTGGATGCCCCAGAGAGCGCAATCAATCAGATTCAGCGCGTTACGCTGGGTGCGTTAGAAGGGGATTGCATCGCTGCTGCCTAACCCTCAGATTCCTCCGCCTTCGCCTTCAAATCATAGAGAATATTCACTGCATCCAAGGGGGTTACCTGCGTTAGCTCCAACCGTCGGATCTCTTCGACGAGTGGATGCGTTTTCGGTGTAAAGAGTGCCAACTGTAGGGAATCGCTTTGCAGCGTTTTTCGGGAGACACGTCGGCGCGGTTTCGGCAGTGTGGGATGCGCTTTCGGGGACTGCCCCGTCGCCCCATCCGCTTCAACACTGAGATTGTGCTGTTCAAGCACCTCAAGTATCTGCTGTGCGCGGGTAATCACGACTTGGGGTAATCCTGCGAGCCGTGCGACGTGGATACCGTAGCTTTGGTCTGCGCCACCCGGGACAACCTTTCGGAGGAAGGTTACCTTCTGTCCATCTTCATGAACGGCGACATTGTAGTTCTTGGCGCGTTTATATTTGCTGGCGAGTTCCACCAACTCGTGATAGTGCGTTGCGAAGAGCGTCTTCGCGCCCATCCGCTTTTCATCTAAGAGATACTCCGAGACCGCCCACGCGATGCTGAGTCCATCAAACGTGCTGGTGCCGCGTCCGACCTCGTCAAAGATCACGAGACTGTTGCGGGTGGCATTGTTGAGGATATTCGCCGTCTCGTTCATCTCAACGAGGAAAGTGCTCTGCCCCATGACGAGGTTGTCCGACGCACCGACCCGTGTGAAAATCCGGTCTACCAAACCGATTTTCGCAGCGGCGGCAGGCACAAAACACCCAATCTGTGCCATCAGAACGATGAGTGCCGTCTGACGCAGATACGTGCTCTTGCCGCTCATGTTCGGTCCCGTGATGATATGCAATTGCTCGTCGTCGCAGTTGAGTAGCGTATCGTTGGGCACAAACCCCTCTTGCGTGAATAATTGCTCGACAACGGGGTGCCTGCCATCACGGATAACGATTTCGTCCACTGCCGCCACGGTAGGCTTCACATAGTTGTATTTCGATGCGATATAGGCGAAGTTGGCAAGGACATCAATCATCGCGAGTGCCGCTGCGATTTTCTGGATAACTTCCGTCCATTTCGACACCTCCTCGCGAATCTGACAGAAGAGTTCATACTCCAAAGTCTGTATCCGATCCTCGGCGTTGAGGACTTTTGCTTCCTGCTCCTTGAGTTCAGGGGTAATGAAGCGTTCGGAGTTCCGAAGCGTCTGTTTACGGATATAATGCTCAGGCACCATGTGCAGATTCGGCTTCGTCACGTCAATGTAGTAGCCGAAGACTTGGTTGAATCCTATCTTCAAGGATTGGATACCGCTGCGTTTGCGTTCTTCCTCTTGCATAGCGGCTATCCAATCCTTTCCCTGTCCTACTATTTGCCGAAGTTCATCAAGTTCCTCACTATAACCGTCATTGATGATGTCGCCTTCACGGATTGTTGCGGGTGGGTTCGGATGAATGCCGTGTTCAATCAACGCCACTAAGTCTGGAAGTGGATCTAAAGTGTCGTTGTGGGATGTCAACATGGCACTACTGCAGTTTTGGAGCTGCGCCTTAACATCGGGAATCAGACGAAGGGAATCCTTGAGGGAATGCAGGTCACGTCCGTTCACGGAGCCGAGACTGATACGTGAGATGAGTCGCTCGATATCGTACATCTGACCGAGTGCGTCTCTTAATTCCTCCTGCAAGTTAATCTGGGTTTTGAGTTCATCGACGGCGCCGAGGCGTTCCTCAATCTCTTTCTCATCAAGCAAGGGTTGTAAGAGACACTGACGCATTCGTCTGCCCCCCATCGCCGTCACGGTTTCATCAAGGACTTCAAGGAGTGTGCCTTTCGTGGAGCCGTCGCGAATGGAGGCTGTCAGTTCAAGGTTGCGCTGTGTATCAGCATCAAGCACCATGAAATCCGAGAGCGTGTAGGTCTGCAGGGAGACGATGTGTTCGACTTCCTGTTTCTGCGTTTCATTCAGGTAATAGATGAGCGCGCCGGCGGCAGAGATAGCGGTCGGAAGGTGTTCGCATCCGAATCCGTCGAGCGAAATCGTTTGGAAATGTTGAAGGAGTTCCGTTCGAGCGGTATCTACTTCAAATCGCCAGTCGGGTAGTTCATTGAGTGTCACCTTGAGTTCGGTTTTGAGCCGATCAAACATCTCCTCGTCCTCGAAGGTGTCGGCAAAGAG encodes the following:
- a CDS encoding Gfo/Idh/MocA family oxidoreductase, whose translation is MANTLRFGVVGLGMGMNRSGVIHGTDGAELVAVADLVEERRKTAEERFDCESHDDALEMFDRDDIDVAMIMTPSGLHGKFGEEAARRGKHVITTKPMDVSVENCNSLIKTCEDNDVKLLVDFGERYGTHNRQIQHVLATGGLGRPLLCELRMKWKRPDSYYVGWHGTWKLDGGGSIMNQGVHYIDLMLWFMGPVKRVIGAHFDVYDHENCETEDMTSAILEFENGALGHVLTTTTFPGSSVSMIHVHGEKGIVGLGPEMWEFVDDDEPEIELPPYPNNVIEDALQVINDGGSPAVDGYEGRRSVALNMAIYECARTGKAVELS
- the mtaB gene encoding tRNA (N(6)-L-threonylcarbamoyladenosine(37)-C(2))-methylthiotransferase MtaB, which codes for MKTAKLMTMGCKVNQYDTQSMRETLRRNGYMIVDDDTSQQQADLYLINTCTVTNTADQKARQVIRRAIRQHPNAKVLVTGCYAESDREAIEEIPGVTFVFGNREKADFQQYLDVLHTETSSEARLETSPAEASHTSNPLLAIEPVQHDAVREHARFSKGVSDAGKRTRALIKVQDGCSAFCTYCIIPYVRGRMTSRPLDDIADEACRIADSGIKEVVITGVHLGAYGVDTGREKDIANILEHIHDIEGIERIRFSSIEPMYFPDSLGERMAALPKCMPHFHLPLQAGSDEVLQQMRRRYTTAEFAHLVENLRRVFGDDVGITTDIMVGFPGETDAHFEASCQFVEDTEFSQLHVFRYSPRKGTPAATYPDQVSPHISAARSQTMIALGERLNTAFRQRMLGKQKEVLIEASREGKNNRLAGFTDNYLRVLVDAPESAINQIQRVTLGALEGDCIAAA
- the mutS gene encoding DNA mismatch repair protein MutS, giving the protein MARSKQSDLSLMELYKHVKKQHGDAILLCRVGDFYEAFFEDAELIARLLEIALTARSHKNQKSPPPPMAGIPHHALDSYLYKLVKAGHKVAILEQTEDAKLARDENRLVKRDVVRIVTPGTVTDPKVLEHKVNNYIVSIYLEKDIYGVAVADLSTGEFLVTELTDPSRLWAEIHRFSPKECLFADTFEDEEMFDRLKTELKVTLNELPDWRFEVDTARTELLQHFQTISLDGFGCEHLPTAISAAGALIYYLNETQKQEVEHIVSLQTYTLSDFMVLDADTQRNLELTASIRDGSTKGTLLEVLDETVTAMGGRRMRQCLLQPLLDEKEIEERLGAVDELKTQINLQEELRDALGQMYDIERLISRISLGSVNGRDLHSLKDSLRLIPDVKAQLQNCSSAMLTSHNDTLDPLPDLVALIEHGIHPNPPATIREGDIINDGYSEELDELRQIVGQGKDWIAAMQEEERKRSGIQSLKIGFNQVFGYYIDVTKPNLHMVPEHYIRKQTLRNSERFITPELKEQEAKVLNAEDRIQTLEYELFCQIREEVSKWTEVIQKIAAALAMIDVLANFAYIASKYNYVKPTVAAVDEIVIRDGRHPVVEQLFTQEGFVPNDTLLNCDDEQLHIITGPNMSGKSTYLRQTALIVLMAQIGCFVPAAAAKIGLVDRIFTRVGASDNLVMGQSTFLVEMNETANILNNATRNSLVIFDEVGRGTSTFDGLSIAWAVSEYLLDEKRMGAKTLFATHYHELVELASKYKRAKNYNVAVHEDGQKVTFLRKVVPGGADQSYGIHVARLAGLPQVVITRAQQILEVLEQHNLSVEADGATGQSPKAHPTLPKPRRRVSRKTLQSDSLQLALFTPKTHPLVEEIRRLELTQVTPLDAVNILYDLKAKAEESEG